In one window of Candidatus Binatia bacterium DNA:
- a CDS encoding DASS family sodium-coupled anion symporter produces MQPDEASGIEQSRFDVWRARLGFVFAPLVFLAVWWAPLGLPLPAHRLAAILAAVGVLWVSEAIPMAMTAFVGVSVAVVVGVAPASEAFAPFADPLVFLFVGSFILARSIFVHGLDRRLALGILSWRIASKSPWSLLMAYSGTAALLSMWISNTATVAMMYPIGLSILAALEQQEGGRPRAVRRFGAGLLLSCAFGASIGGLATPVGTPPNLIGLGFLRRSGAAEIPFFSWMLVAMPVVFVLWFWMVFRFRHLGRGLEPALMALRSELVERRQALGSWSAGERNTVLAFLVTVSLWIAPGVVALFCGREHPAYIWLISTFPEGVAALLGASLLFVLPIDARRNRFTLTWEEAARIDWWIVFLYGGGLALGNLAFHTGLAEAAGRALTQALGIERPLGLLFTATVAATALSETTSNTSAANMVVPVAIAFARAAGTDPVLPALGATMAASLGFLLPVSTPTNAIVYSSGRVPLTFMIRYGALLDLAGILVVTCGVAVLGLWVLAHR; encoded by the coding sequence TTGCAGCCGGACGAGGCGAGCGGGATCGAGCAATCGCGGTTCGACGTGTGGCGGGCGCGTCTGGGTTTCGTTTTTGCCCCGCTCGTTTTCCTCGCTGTATGGTGGGCCCCGCTCGGCTTACCGTTACCTGCGCACCGCTTAGCTGCCATCTTGGCTGCCGTGGGGGTGTTGTGGGTGAGCGAAGCAATCCCGATGGCGATGACAGCGTTCGTCGGTGTTTCGGTGGCGGTCGTCGTCGGCGTTGCTCCCGCTAGCGAGGCTTTTGCACCCTTTGCCGATCCCCTGGTGTTCTTATTTGTCGGCTCTTTCATCTTGGCTCGCAGCATTTTCGTGCACGGGCTCGACCGGCGTCTGGCGCTGGGAATCTTGTCGTGGCGAATTGCCAGCAAGAGCCCGTGGTCATTGTTGATGGCCTACTCGGGAACCGCCGCGTTGCTTTCGATGTGGATCAGCAACACGGCCACGGTAGCAATGATGTACCCGATCGGTCTCTCCATCCTCGCTGCATTGGAGCAACAAGAAGGTGGCCGACCGCGAGCCGTACGTCGGTTTGGTGCGGGCTTGTTGTTGTCCTGTGCATTCGGCGCATCGATTGGCGGCCTCGCCACGCCGGTGGGAACGCCTCCCAATCTCATTGGCTTGGGCTTCCTGCGACGGAGCGGCGCAGCGGAAATCCCGTTCTTTAGTTGGATGTTGGTGGCGATGCCGGTGGTTTTCGTACTTTGGTTCTGGATGGTGTTTCGCTTTCGCCATCTGGGGCGCGGCTTGGAACCGGCGCTCATGGCGCTCAGGAGCGAACTTGTGGAGCGGCGGCAGGCCTTGGGCTCGTGGAGTGCTGGCGAGCGCAACACCGTGCTGGCGTTTCTGGTTACGGTGAGCTTGTGGATTGCTCCCGGCGTCGTGGCGCTGTTCTGCGGCCGAGAGCATCCAGCCTATATCTGGCTCATCTCGACGTTCCCAGAAGGAGTGGCCGCGCTCCTAGGTGCGAGCTTGTTGTTTGTCTTGCCCATCGATGCACGACGCAACCGCTTCACATTGACTTGGGAGGAAGCGGCACGCATCGACTGGTGGATTGTGTTCCTTTATGGCGGCGGCTTAGCCCTCGGCAACTTGGCTTTTCATACGGGGCTCGCGGAAGCGGCCGGGCGGGCGCTCACGCAAGCGCTCGGGATCGAGCGACCCTTAGGCTTGTTGTTCACCGCGACGGTAGCCGCGACCGCGCTTTCGGAGACGACGAGCAACACGAGTGCTGCGAATATGGTCGTGCCGGTGGCGATTGCATTTGCTCGAGCGGCCGGAACCGATCCGGTGTTGCCGGCACTCGGGGCCACGATGGCCGCTTCGCTGGGATTTTTGTTGCCCGTGTCCACGCCGACGAACGCCATCGTGTACAGCTCGGGTCGAGTGCCGTTGACGTTCATGATCCGCTACGGTGCTCTTCTCGACCTGGCAGGAATCTTAGTGGTGACCTGCGGCGTAGCCGTGCTTGGGTTGTGGGTGTTGGCACACCGCTAG
- a CDS encoding peptidoglycan DD-metalloendopeptidase family protein, whose amino-acid sequence MNHARRKGWLAVPVVISCLLLGTPAIAAKPRAATHPAANKAVKFERHVVASGETLTGILAERGLQPSEILRWDEAMHAAAGEFLLSPGHVLRLEFRGPTLMGLSYEVDDCVRVTVTRRGKHLLGKTEPLQARVRMVAREGVVTKSFSAAARQAGIPEAILSKMADVLGWEFDFRRVRPGDRFRVLYEERTSVDGRPLSPGKLLAAEIRSGKHVVQAFFYNDGGEGVYVDGKGRTIANGFLRFPVEFTRISSHFSRQRFHPVLHVARAHHGVDFAAPIGTPVRAAGDGVVVSAGWQGDYGNQVEIRHENGWSTTYAHLKGFAPGIKAGRAVRQGEVIGWVGQTGLSTGPHLHFALFRNGQYQNPLTAKVELRREVKDRARFAEAKRTLLRQISALVRPAPPVASTMVAALPTSLRPAMVSLQP is encoded by the coding sequence GTGAACCACGCACGACGGAAAGGATGGCTTGCTGTACCGGTGGTGATCTCCTGTCTTCTGCTGGGAACTCCAGCAATCGCCGCGAAGCCACGCGCCGCAACCCATCCAGCGGCAAACAAGGCGGTGAAGTTCGAACGACACGTCGTGGCGAGCGGGGAAACTCTCACCGGCATTTTGGCCGAGCGGGGTTTACAGCCAAGCGAAATTCTCCGCTGGGACGAGGCCATGCATGCCGCTGCCGGGGAGTTTCTGTTGAGCCCAGGGCACGTCTTGCGGTTGGAGTTTCGCGGCCCGACCTTGATGGGGTTGAGCTACGAAGTTGACGATTGTGTGCGGGTGACCGTGACGCGGCGCGGGAAACATCTCTTGGGAAAAACCGAGCCTTTGCAAGCGCGCGTACGTATGGTGGCGCGTGAAGGAGTGGTGACGAAATCCTTCTCCGCGGCGGCCCGGCAGGCTGGGATTCCGGAGGCGATCCTTTCAAAAATGGCCGACGTGTTGGGTTGGGAGTTCGATTTTCGTCGCGTGCGGCCAGGCGACCGATTCCGCGTACTTTACGAGGAGCGAACCAGCGTGGATGGGCGCCCGCTATCGCCGGGCAAGCTGCTGGCCGCCGAGATTCGTAGCGGGAAGCACGTAGTGCAGGCCTTCTTTTACAACGATGGCGGGGAAGGCGTGTACGTTGACGGGAAGGGCCGTACTATTGCGAACGGCTTCTTACGATTTCCCGTAGAATTTACCCGGATTTCCTCTCATTTCTCCCGCCAGCGATTTCACCCGGTCTTGCATGTGGCGCGCGCTCATCACGGTGTCGACTTTGCGGCCCCGATTGGCACCCCGGTGCGTGCGGCCGGCGACGGCGTGGTTGTGTCTGCGGGGTGGCAGGGGGATTACGGCAACCAAGTGGAGATCCGGCACGAAAATGGTTGGTCGACCACGTACGCTCATCTGAAAGGGTTTGCGCCTGGCATTAAGGCCGGTCGAGCTGTGCGCCAAGGCGAAGTGATCGGGTGGGTGGGGCAAACCGGGCTGAGCACCGGCCCACACCTTCACTTTGCTCTGTTTCGTAACGGCCAGTACCAGAACCCGTTGACGGCGAAAGTGGAACTCCGCCGCGAGGTCAAAGATCGAGCGCGGTTTGCCGAAGCCAAGCGCACGCTCTTGCGGCAAATTTCTGCCCTCGTGCGCCCGGCTCCCCCGGTAGCGTCAACCATGGTGGCGGCGTTGCCCACATCGCTGCGCCCAGCGATGGTGTCGCTGCAACCTTGA
- a CDS encoding SMP-30/gluconolactonase/LRE family protein yields MATRFVRSTMAVALVFVLAVAYRIVTRSGMLTRIEPHFAGSCRVVTGVIGAEDVTIDGPAMVAFLSAQDRRAWRGGQGPRGELYALDLNAADARPRALTRGEPADFHPHGLSLWRSDDGQRWLFVINHRSDGSHTVEVFEVGAEELEHVRTVRYQELISPNDLVAVDRERFFATNDRGVPEPGWRQTLELYLALPWSTVSYFDGRHSGIVMRGLALANGIARSSDGTTLYIAECLGRAIHVMRRQPESGALSEFKRIDLPACPDNIEVDDQGQLWVATHPRLFDLVAHSEDAAKRAPSQVFRIDPHSGNVSEVYLSDGNPLSAASTAAVWGRTMVLGAIFDPQVLVCTLP; encoded by the coding sequence GTGGCAACCAGGTTCGTGCGCAGCACGATGGCTGTGGCCCTCGTCTTCGTTTTGGCGGTTGCTTACCGAATTGTCACACGTTCTGGCATGCTCACCCGCATCGAACCGCATTTCGCCGGCAGTTGTCGGGTGGTTACCGGAGTAATAGGAGCTGAAGACGTGACCATCGATGGGCCCGCAATGGTGGCGTTTCTTTCCGCGCAAGACCGCCGAGCGTGGCGCGGAGGCCAAGGACCCCGTGGGGAACTTTACGCTTTGGATTTGAACGCCGCGGATGCGAGGCCGCGTGCCTTGACTCGTGGAGAGCCGGCGGACTTTCATCCCCACGGGTTGTCGTTGTGGAGAAGCGACGACGGCCAGCGGTGGTTGTTTGTCATCAACCACAGGTCGGACGGTAGCCACACGGTGGAAGTCTTCGAGGTAGGCGCCGAGGAACTCGAGCATGTGCGCACGGTGCGGTATCAGGAACTCATCTCGCCCAACGACCTCGTTGCCGTGGATCGCGAGCGCTTTTTCGCGACCAACGATCGCGGCGTGCCGGAGCCGGGATGGCGTCAGACGTTGGAGCTCTATTTGGCCTTGCCGTGGTCGACCGTGTCATACTTCGATGGGCGGCACAGTGGGATTGTCATGCGGGGGCTGGCGTTGGCGAACGGCATTGCCCGCAGCAGCGACGGCACGACGCTCTACATTGCCGAGTGCTTAGGCCGGGCGATTCACGTCATGCGGCGGCAGCCGGAGTCGGGGGCATTGTCTGAATTCAAGCGCATCGACCTCCCCGCTTGTCCAGACAACATCGAAGTTGACGACCAGGGGCAATTGTGGGTCGCTACTCACCCGCGGCTGTTCGACCTCGTTGCGCATAGTGAGGATGCGGCAAAGCGTGCGCCCTCACAGGTGTTTCGCATCGACCCGCACAGCGGCAACGTGTCGGAAGTCTATTTGTCCGATGGGAATCCGCTCTCAGCGGCAAGCACGGCTGCTGTGTGGGGGCGGACGATGGTGCTGGGTGCCATTTTCGACCCGCAGGTGCTCGTGTGCACGCTGCCTTAA
- a CDS encoding DUF882 domain-containing protein: MVRLPPKTSWVLLWLLLPLAVFAESGRERRAGDDRQPLRFFFAGTGQLELEHAHFSEQLRIQYRHADGSYNPQALAQLNRFFRSRGDGRMQPIPLRLVELLAYIQSRYRARPMVLLSGYRSPEFNEALGEQGRAVALASLHTQALAADITMPGIDLRKLWLRLRTEQVGGVGFYERQRFLHVDVGPPRFWEESTSRVGENLSAGNARMFARTDFDRYASLGNAQIRLHSITALPVRIAATVTVADSQSDCVVGELVALDSRIALEDHCWLIREPAERYNFELRTVDPHCSLPKRQRIRLRLVTCEPRIERTPDAVLTNPIELR, from the coding sequence ATGGTGCGTTTGCCCCCCAAAACGAGTTGGGTGCTCCTGTGGCTTCTGCTGCCACTTGCCGTGTTTGCCGAAAGCGGGCGTGAGCGTCGTGCCGGAGATGATCGCCAGCCGCTTCGCTTTTTCTTTGCCGGCACGGGGCAGCTCGAACTCGAACACGCGCACTTTTCCGAGCAGCTCCGCATCCAGTATCGACACGCTGACGGCTCGTACAACCCGCAGGCGCTCGCGCAACTGAACCGCTTTTTCCGTTCGCGCGGCGATGGTCGTATGCAACCTATTCCCCTGAGGCTGGTCGAGCTCCTCGCCTACATTCAGAGCCGCTATCGGGCGCGTCCGATGGTGCTCCTTTCCGGCTACCGGAGTCCAGAGTTTAACGAAGCTCTCGGGGAGCAAGGCCGAGCGGTTGCCCTTGCCTCGCTGCACACGCAGGCCTTAGCCGCCGACATCACCATGCCCGGCATCGACTTGCGCAAGCTCTGGCTGCGCCTGCGCACCGAGCAGGTTGGCGGCGTTGGCTTTTATGAGCGCCAGCGCTTCTTGCACGTCGATGTCGGCCCGCCCCGGTTTTGGGAAGAAAGTACCTCACGCGTGGGCGAAAATCTTTCTGCGGGCAATGCCCGGATGTTCGCCCGAACCGACTTCGACCGCTACGCGTCACTCGGCAACGCCCAGATTCGCCTGCACAGCATCACCGCGCTGCCCGTGCGGATTGCGGCTACGGTCACCGTCGCCGACTCGCAAAGCGACTGTGTTGTTGGCGAGCTCGTGGCGCTCGATTCGCGAATTGCACTCGAGGACCACTGCTGGCTTATCCGCGAACCAGCCGAGCGCTACAACTTCGAGCTCCGCACCGTCGATCCCCATTGTTCCCTGCCTAAACGCCAGCGTATTCGCCTGCGGTTGGTCACGTGCGAGCCGCGCATCGAGCGCACCCCCGATGCAGTGCTCACAAATCCCATTGAGCTGCGCTAG
- a CDS encoding alkaline phosphatase: MLASCTAARREVQRHGRGPVNVILLIGDGMGDAELTAARNYLVGGSGRLKMEQLPVHGRLSTFAVVENNPRLPDYVIDSAASATAWSTGHKTSVGRLSTAPQSGEPLPTLVELSRAAHVPVAIVTTSEVTDATPAALLAHVNQRLCQGPADMKLCPEFRRENGGPGSIAEQILDQRAEVVLGGGRQRFEQRVGNGEKESTLLEQARTRGFTLLTHSDELAQPLTPPILGLFAHGDLDRLWRGDPAKLHPGSGPQRCTAAGRQPGQPTLEAMTRKALEVVERLAAERRRPFFIQVEGANIDKSAHAADPCGQIGETAELDRTVELVLAYAQEHGNTLVIVTADHSHATQIVPHPLAGAHYPGLLSTLITNEGALLTLGYATNAPGGSQTHTGTDVPLFAFGPFSERLQGPHDQSELFGVVSAALGLQAEP; encoded by the coding sequence ATGCTGGCGAGCTGCACCGCGGCACGTCGCGAGGTGCAGCGTCATGGTCGCGGCCCCGTCAACGTGATTTTGCTCATTGGCGATGGCATGGGCGATGCCGAACTCACCGCAGCCCGCAACTATCTCGTCGGCGGCTCTGGCCGCTTGAAAATGGAGCAACTTCCGGTGCACGGCCGGCTCTCCACCTTTGCAGTCGTCGAGAACAACCCCCGCCTGCCCGACTATGTAATCGACTCAGCAGCGAGCGCAACAGCGTGGTCGACAGGGCACAAAACCAGCGTCGGGCGCTTGTCCACCGCGCCCCAAAGTGGAGAACCGCTGCCCACACTCGTGGAGCTCAGCCGCGCAGCGCACGTTCCCGTGGCGATCGTGACCACCTCCGAAGTCACCGACGCCACCCCCGCTGCCTTGCTCGCGCACGTCAACCAGCGGCTCTGCCAAGGCCCCGCCGACATGAAACTGTGCCCCGAGTTTCGCCGCGAAAACGGCGGGCCAGGCTCGATTGCCGAGCAAATCCTCGACCAGCGTGCCGAAGTTGTGCTCGGTGGCGGGCGGCAGCGGTTCGAACAACGAGTCGGCAACGGGGAGAAGGAGTCGACCCTCCTCGAACAAGCGCGCACACGCGGCTTCACCCTGTTGACTCACAGCGACGAGCTTGCGCAACCGCTCACGCCACCGATTCTCGGCCTGTTTGCGCACGGAGACCTAGACCGGTTGTGGAGGGGAGATCCGGCCAAGCTTCACCCCGGCAGTGGCCCACAACGCTGCACTGCAGCAGGCCGGCAACCGGGGCAACCCACACTCGAAGCCATGACCCGCAAAGCTCTAGAAGTGGTCGAGCGCCTGGCCGCCGAGCGGCGCCGTCCATTTTTCATCCAAGTCGAAGGCGCCAACATCGATAAATCTGCGCATGCCGCCGATCCGTGTGGCCAAATTGGCGAGACCGCCGAACTCGACCGTACCGTGGAACTCGTGCTGGCCTATGCGCAGGAGCACGGCAACACACTGGTGATCGTCACTGCCGACCACTCACACGCCACACAAATCGTTCCCCATCCGCTGGCTGGCGCGCACTATCCCGGCCTCCTAAGCACACTCATCACCAACGAAGGCGCCTTGCTCACACTCGGCTACGCCACCAATGCTCCCGGCGGCTCGCAAACCCATACGGGCACCGATGTGCCGCTGTTTGCCTTCGGGCCGTTCAGCGAACGCCTTCAAGGCCCGCACGATCAAAGCGAGCTGTTCGGCGTTGTCTCCGCCGCTCTCGGACTTCAAGCCGAACCTTAA
- the purB gene encoding adenylosuccinate lyase, whose translation MPPADVLAERYASPEMTAIWSPRGKVILERELWIAILKAQKELGLDIPDEAIAAYERVKEQVDLDSIRRRERVTKHDVKARIEEFCALAGYEHIHKGMTSRDLTENVEQLQIFRAATLVLEKAVAAGGWLAKRAEEYRDTVLPARTHNVPAQPTTFGRRLAMYGEELLLAIGHLEWWIEHYPLRGLKGAVGTQLDLLTLFHGDTAKVECLEHAVLRFLGFQRLLGAVGQVYPRSLDAALAGILVQLGSAPSSFAKTLRLMAGAELASEGFAPGQVGSSAMPHKMNARSCERLNGLHLVLRGYTMMLEGLAGDQWNEGDVSCSVVRRVALPGVFFAIDGLLETFLAVLKNFHLFPAVVATEWKRYAPFLATTTLLMEAVRRGAGRERAHALIQQAAQAAATALREGHSRWDFAGYLAAQSELRLDRATIERILSEVEQLTGAARHQTDAFLKAARQLLEKYPAAKRHEPRDVL comes from the coding sequence CTGCCGCCAGCAGACGTCTTGGCCGAACGTTACGCGAGCCCGGAGATGACGGCCATTTGGTCGCCACGGGGCAAAGTCATTCTGGAGCGAGAGCTCTGGATCGCCATTTTGAAGGCGCAAAAAGAACTTGGCCTGGACATTCCTGACGAAGCCATTGCCGCTTACGAGCGTGTGAAGGAACAAGTCGACCTCGACAGCATTCGCCGCCGCGAGCGGGTGACCAAGCACGACGTCAAAGCGCGCATCGAGGAGTTTTGCGCTCTTGCGGGCTACGAGCACATCCATAAGGGAATGACCAGTCGCGACCTCACGGAAAATGTCGAGCAGTTACAGATTTTCCGCGCGGCAACCCTGGTGCTCGAAAAGGCGGTGGCGGCGGGGGGATGGCTCGCCAAACGAGCCGAAGAGTACCGAGACACCGTGCTCCCCGCCCGCACCCATAACGTGCCTGCGCAGCCCACAACCTTTGGCCGTCGGCTCGCCATGTACGGCGAGGAGTTGCTCCTCGCCATCGGCCACTTGGAGTGGTGGATCGAGCACTACCCGCTGCGGGGGCTTAAAGGGGCTGTGGGCACGCAACTCGATTTGCTGACTCTCTTCCACGGGGACACAGCGAAAGTCGAATGCCTCGAACACGCAGTGCTCCGCTTTCTCGGATTCCAGCGGTTGCTAGGGGCAGTCGGGCAAGTCTACCCGCGCAGCCTGGATGCCGCTTTGGCCGGCATCTTGGTGCAGCTCGGCTCGGCACCGAGCAGCTTTGCGAAAACTTTACGCCTGATGGCCGGGGCCGAACTCGCCTCGGAAGGTTTTGCCCCTGGCCAAGTTGGCTCCTCGGCCATGCCACACAAGATGAACGCGCGCAGTTGCGAGCGCCTCAATGGCCTCCACCTCGTGCTGCGCGGCTACACAATGATGCTCGAGGGCCTGGCCGGCGATCAGTGGAACGAAGGCGACGTTTCGTGTTCGGTCGTGCGGCGAGTGGCATTGCCAGGGGTGTTTTTTGCGATCGATGGTTTGTTGGAGACCTTTCTCGCTGTGTTGAAGAATTTCCACTTGTTCCCTGCAGTCGTTGCCACGGAATGGAAACGGTACGCACCGTTTTTGGCGACGACGACGCTGCTCATGGAAGCAGTGCGTCGCGGCGCCGGCCGCGAGCGCGCCCATGCCCTCATTCAACAAGCGGCACAGGCAGCGGCTACTGCCCTGCGCGAAGGGCATAGCCGGTGGGACTTCGCGGGTTATCTCGCCGCTCAATCCGAATTACGTCTCGACCGCGCCACCATCGAGCGGATTCTGAGCGAGGTCGAGCAACTCACTGGTGCCGCGCGACATCAAACAGACGCTTTCCTCAAGGCAGCAAGGCAACTGTTGGAGAAGTACCCGGCGGCCAAACGACACGAACCGCGAGACGTGCTGTAA
- a CDS encoding Mrp/NBP35 family ATP-binding protein, protein MPTPQEILDQLKRVKYPGLGRDIVSFGFVRDIEVGSFGVTVTLAPTTRDANIIEQLRQAVATTVAAMPGVGQVEVVVTQPAPASRPSSRPSGTIPGVERTLAVASGKGGVGKSTVAVHLAYALAAKGHRVGLLDADIYGPSVPQMVGAHGGPAVTPDRRIVPVDAHGVKTISLGFLIDPGTPVIWRGPMITKVLTQFFQDVVWGELDVLVLDLPPGTGDAQLTIAQQLALTGGVIVTTPQSMALEDVRRGVAMFRELRAPVLGVIENMSFHVCRSCGGRSEPFGHGGGQRMAEELGIPFLGALPLVAELMQAGERGVPLVLSAAEHPASQSFLALADTVWDALEARGQVALPQVS, encoded by the coding sequence ATGCCCACGCCGCAAGAAATCCTCGATCAGTTGAAGCGGGTGAAGTACCCCGGCCTCGGTCGCGATATCGTTAGCTTTGGTTTCGTACGCGACATCGAAGTGGGCTCGTTTGGCGTGACCGTGACCTTAGCTCCCACCACCCGCGACGCCAACATCATTGAACAACTGCGCCAAGCGGTAGCGACCACCGTAGCCGCGATGCCCGGAGTGGGGCAGGTAGAGGTGGTGGTCACCCAACCAGCTCCCGCATCACGGCCCTCTTCCAGACCCAGCGGCACCATCCCGGGCGTCGAACGTACTCTCGCGGTGGCCAGTGGAAAGGGTGGAGTGGGCAAGTCGACCGTTGCCGTCCACCTGGCATACGCCCTCGCCGCCAAAGGACACCGTGTAGGCCTGCTCGATGCCGACATATACGGCCCGAGTGTCCCGCAAATGGTGGGGGCGCATGGCGGCCCTGCGGTGACACCTGACCGGCGTATCGTGCCCGTGGATGCCCACGGAGTGAAAACTATCTCCTTGGGTTTCCTTATCGATCCGGGCACTCCTGTCATTTGGCGGGGCCCGATGATCACCAAGGTCCTGACGCAATTCTTCCAAGATGTGGTGTGGGGGGAGCTCGATGTGCTCGTGCTCGACCTCCCGCCCGGGACTGGTGATGCGCAGCTCACCATCGCGCAACAACTTGCCCTCACGGGTGGAGTGATCGTCACCACCCCGCAAAGCATGGCCCTGGAGGACGTTCGTCGCGGCGTCGCGATGTTTCGCGAACTACGGGCGCCGGTGCTGGGGGTGATCGAGAACATGAGCTTCCATGTGTGCCGGAGCTGCGGCGGGAGAAGCGAACCGTTCGGTCATGGCGGAGGCCAACGCATGGCAGAGGAGCTGGGCATCCCGTTTCTCGGAGCGCTGCCGCTCGTCGCCGAACTGATGCAGGCCGGAGAGCGCGGCGTCCCGCTCGTGCTGTCTGCGGCAGAGCATCCCGCCAGCCAAAGTTTCCTTGCCCTTGCGGACACGGTTTGGGACGCGCTCGAGGCACGCGGACAAGTCGCGCTTCCACAGGTTTCATGA